The following nucleotide sequence is from Ornithodoros turicata isolate Travis chromosome 2, ASM3712646v1, whole genome shotgun sequence.
acccggagcttttccttatcttcttcagaaggcctccctttgttcgtGGTGCAAAAACAGACGGGTAACGGTtttgggtcattccacgcgCAACCAGCAAAGACTGTCGAaggatggaaaatccagggaaccggtatcgaaaaattgggcGTACCTCAAAATAAAGTGATTGAAGTTCCCGtcgaaaaataaactactgtaaataaatgttatctggctataaaatgcacagttgtgcgcgggaaactgccaaagcgcacttagactaacctaaacatgaaaatgcaaacatcgaacttttactaacctaataataaactaaccaacgtgctgttccgtcgcgtccgcccCGCTCAGCCTAAGCCGCCAAAAATGTGGCTCTCcttcgctaaaatgacttggagAGACATCGAAAGTTCGTGAGTTTGTGTGGTAAATAGGTGATGTCGGATtcttaaacacggcatatcatcgtacgaagcaatcgaacattgtcgttggttttccttgtttcgagaacgcgAACTTAGGTTCCGGAAAAGTTGGTTCCTCATTGCGTGGGCAGAAATAATGgtgcagcggtcgcttgatcgatttttcatATTGGTTTAcctggagcgttgatgaaaaaaaaaagaagataaaaataaaaataaatcaatcaataaaagaaagaaagagaagaacaaagaaagctgcagttgtaaatgccgttatcaTAAGGAAAATTTAcctctgtgtaatccgcttgctcgtaaacacattcctcatgctaacccactttgtcGCATCCAGGAAGCTGTCCAAGGGCCGCTTTGTTCACCCTAGCCCGTTCGGCAACTTGATAGATTTTTCCCGTCTGACATATGGGCACCGCGCGCTAGCCAGAGGGCGCTGCTGTCGCGTGATGGACAGCGACACTTGTGACCATTTCGTGCGTAACAACGTGGTACCACCCACGCCGCACGGCAGGCTTTCGTGTATTTGGTTGCGGAACGTGCGCGTAGATGTGGTGATGACTTCGCGAATATTATATGCCGGATTTGCACCCATTGATTCAAGGGACCATTTTCGTGAGAGCAACTTAAAGAAGGGACACCTCCTACGCAACGCTAGGCACGTAAAGTGCCTGCGAGAAGAGGGTTTCGCGCACGGCGTATCCAGGATGACCGCGCAGTGCCTGGCGCAGACAACCGCACGCATTTACAAGATAACAACTCAGGTGAGAAAACTAGTACTTTTGTGTATAAATGGTAGTTCTTGAATGCCGTAGTTGACGATTCTGCGTAGTCGGCTCTTTCGTTAACCATCTTCTACCTGTTCCGGGCTGTTCCAAAATATCTTCTACCATCTTCTACCTAAGATCTGATTTGCGTAAGACATGATTGTGTTGCCCTTGGTGTTTCTTCTTTGTCGTCCGACTCATATATTAAACCGCATGCACTGAGGTAtcgtaccgcaattgttgcggtgagtCGAGTCACCTCATCCTATTGTCATTCATgtaagtgttgttgttgttgatgtttcTTCTGCCTCCTTCATCGCGGTTCACATTTCTTTTTAAACTTCTGTAGCTTCAGCCACCGATCCCGCTTACAAACGCCGGAGCACGTTGTACTTGTAACGGTGGCATTGTGGGCCGCTGTAAGCACGTCGCGGCTGTGATCGTCACCGTGAATTGCCCTGAAGATGATTCCTGCACCGGATTACCACAAGCATGGGGCAGGCCTGGAACGTCACTGTCAGATACGGGTCTAAGGAGACCTCTCCAGGAACTCTTTTCGGGTGAGTAGTAGGTAGTTCACAAACCAATCTGCCACAATGACGTGATGCATGTGTCGTCGGTAATGCTGAAATGCGAAGCTTGCATGTGCAAATTAGCAGCCGCCTCTGCACCAATTTGATGCGCATATGTTGAAGCATGCATACATAGATCATCACGTGCACCAGTATTTTTGCAGCATGTCTCATGTCAACCCCAATTAACTTTATACACCTGCAACCTGTTCATTTTTTGTTTCAAGAACAAGCCAATTTATTCAAGCCAGTCTCACCGACCTACATCCTGAGACACTTTCGTGGATTTTGTACTTCATTAGTTCAAAACCTCAAATATGAATATGAAGACCCAGTTCAAAAAGGCTGCAGAATTGTGCTCACGTCTCTTGTTGATGCTGCCGTTATCAAACATGATACTGAATTGTTGGCTGAGCTGCTGATTGGTAATCCAACCAGGAAGCTATTTCATGCAATGAGTGTTGCAAGAATTGGGTCAAAAACAAGGCTGGTCCTTGCAAGGAAGGACTGGACTAAAGAATTAAATGATAAATCAGTAAGACTTTACAAAGACGTCATAGCTTCCCGCAGCTCAGTTGACGTTGGACTGGATACGCGAGGCCAAAGAACAAAAATGGAAGGTAAATCTGTACTATGATGTGTACGTAGCTAAGATCTGTATTGCTTCAGTTGTGGGTAATGTGTTCATGGTTGTATTATTGTATGCTAGTGGCAGGCATGTATTGGGGCTAAGAACACATTCATGTGCAGATGGTTCTGGGAGAGACAACTCCGTATTACTAGCACACAGTCCCACAGAGTATGGACAAGGGTGGACGACTTCGACAGGCTTGCCACAATGCTGACAACAGTTCGGCCACTGAAAACTGCAGCCACGGCTTATGGTAAACACGTAACCCAACCTGTGAATACATTTTGCCAATGTCAAATATGGATATGAAATGACAAGTGACATGACATCCTAACTTATTGGTAATTTAGTGATACAAAAGCCCTTATATgaaacctttcctttctttttttcttaataaacatatcccccccccccttctatgATTGTGACAGTTGTGGGATgttgctctttattttgttcaggaACTCAGATGGAGGGAGTAGCTGTACAAGTATTTCAAAGGAAATGCCCCTCAACATTATATCAGGTATCACTGCTGTCAACATTGTAGTATACGGTGTATGTCATTTTTCTCCCATTTCCTGTTCCAGGTTGGCCAACTAGTGCACCCCGAGCAAAGGTGGCTCTGCGCTAGTCCAGATGGTGTACTGCGGCTGGATAATGGACTTTATTTACTTGAAGTCAAGTGTCCATTCGGTCGCAAGGGACTTCCTATCATAGATCATACAGCAGAGACAAGCTACGTCCCATACCTGCGCTATGAAGATGGGAAACTCACACTTAGAAGAACACATCAGTACTATACTGAAGTGCAAATCGGAATATATATTATAAATGTTAGCgaaacatttgtttttgttttttctgaggcacagtCCATCAACGTAATAGTTCCGCGTGATGATGATTACCTCAGTGAGCTTATTCCCAAGCTTGAGGTCTTTTATTTTACACACATGTTGCCCATGATAGCTAGTAACTGGTGATTCAAATTCAACACTGCCAGCAGAGTTGTCTACTTTATTGTTACATAGGTACAGGGTGCAGCATGTATACAGCACAATGAATCATAATTAGAGCCCTGTGTTTTCGAGTTTTATTTCATGAGCTGTAAAAGGGGGTATGTAAAAGTAGAAATTTTCAGTCTTAATTTTTTTGCGACAATAAGTCTCCTTTAAACATAGGTAGCTACATAACGACATATTCTCACATATTCGTTCTTGCCAATCAGTTCTGTAATTGCAATGCTACTTTCACAACAGTAGTTTGCTAGCATACCTGATTTCACAAAACTTGCATGTCATATTGTTACAGGATTTGAGTTCACGTTTCAGTTTTACACTGAAACACAGAGTCTTAATCACACTCAGGTGCGCTTACAGCCTTGTGAAACACTGCATTCATCACACAGTATACCAAGTGTTCAGTACACAAACTATACAGGTCATTCTGGTGACCTAAAATTTGCGCTTGTAAATTCACAAGTACTGCACACATTCGAACTATGTCTGTCATGTGTGGAACCAGATCAATTGGCACCCTCTGGTTTATAATATTGAATACCTTTAGGCGTTGAATAGCCCTTTCCACATGCACTCTGACCTGTGCAATCTGGTATGTGTGGTCCATTTCTTGGCTGCTAAATTGGGCATTGCCAGATGAAAATGGGGGCATGACTAAAATTGCATCTTTCAGTCCTAGATGTGCATTAATCCCAGGGAAGCCTTTATCGGCCAGAATAAGGTCACCCGGCTCAACGAGGTCAAGAAATCCACACTGAACTGTGATAGTTGTGTCACTCTCCCGTCCTCCATATGCCTTTGATATAAAGGCAATCTGCCCATTGGGTACAATATCCACCAGAAATTTCACGGTCATGCCTCCCTTGTAATTTGAGTAAAGACTACGCTGCTTCTCGACAGGAGCTGGTGTTTCGGTTCGAACTTCAGTACAATCAATGATATACCTGCAAGCATGATAGTGTTCCTTAAAACAGTGTGGCATTGTAGCTCTAACGGTGCTTAGTGACGGAGGAAAAGTCCAGTCCCTGGTTGCGGTCACCAGATTCGCGAGGACAAGAAAAAATACTCTACTTGCTGTTGATCGATGCACACCAAACAGGGTACCCAAACTTGAGAACGATAGTCCTAGTTTCAATTTCATCAAAAACATTAGAAGCTCATTTGGAACAGTAATGCTGACTGACTTTACTCTAAGGCTAGTAAGCAAACTAAGAAGTAATGCAAAGCCTTGTAGGCTTATCCCACATAACTCCTGCACTGTTGCTGCATCATCACAAACGCTCTCATAGCCTTGGAAAATGCAAACACGGTTATCTGGGCCAGTCGAAGATGACTTGGTGTGCGGTGTTGCCTGAACTGCACTTTCAGTACAAGACGAGTGACTAACCTGCGTGCCGCGCGCGTTGTCCAAAATTGTGCACATCAAGACGGAGAAGGTACCAACATCACACTGGCTGGTGGCTTCTGTCTGCGTGCCCTGCATGAGAG
It contains:
- the LOC135384818 gene encoding uncharacterized protein LOC135384818, with the protein product MDPRSKRKKGSYCCVVGCHNNRADARGKQPAIKFYSFPNKWYEQERRRRWITAVRRVNEDGTDWEPSPTSVICSSHFVGNEKAVDEAHPAYVPTVFPEVYKKKLARPVDGTQTEATSQCDVGTFSVLMCTILDNARGTQVSHSSCTESAVQATPHTKSSSTGPDNRVCIFQGYESVCDDAATVQELCGISLQGFALLLSLLTSLRVKSVSITVPNELLMFLMKLKLGLSFSSLGTLFGVHRSTASRVFFLVLANLVTATRDWTFPPSLSTVRATMPHCFKEHYHACRYIIDCTEVRTETPAPVEKQRSLYSNYKGGMTVKFLVDIVPNGQIAFISKAYGGRESDTTITVQCGFLDLVEPGDLILADKGFPGINAHLGLKDAILVMPPFSSGNAQFSSQEMDHTYQIAQVRVHVERAIQRLKVFNIINQRVPIDLVPHMTDIVRMCAVLVNLQAQILGHQNDLYSLCTEHLVYCVMNAVFHKAVSAPECD